One region of Armigeres subalbatus isolate Guangzhou_Male chromosome 3, GZ_Asu_2, whole genome shotgun sequence genomic DNA includes:
- the LOC134222112 gene encoding uncharacterized protein LOC134222112 — translation MPSTTRNQSKKRVDISPTEGDNCKESTALENPAKRSLHSDDTMSKGMTLTDLHKLLQGEIQSSKEEIQNSIMDMKADLKKLSVEVDDVKKSQAFINAEFEKFKGGLCKITEEMKTTCSDITALKSAQGEITSRIATMGSDVRYIQQEQLSNNMLISNVIKTADEDLCAILCKICEFLQVELFERDVLVINRLATRNTKQIEPILVQFANRFVKDRMMSAIKTSPLSCKNIGFPINQRIFFNHHLTAHNQALLQAVRLHKKKYSYKFVWFSRGYIYIKRDENSTALRILSREDLPSESD, via the coding sequence ATGCCGAGTACTACTAGGAACCAGTCAAAAAAACGTGTGGATATCAGCCCTACAGAAGGCGACAATTGCAAGGAATCTACAGCTTTGGAGAATCCAGCAAAACGATCTTTGCACAGTGACGACACCATGAGTAAAGGTATGACCTTGACGGATTTACACAAGTTACTTCAAGGTGAAATCCAATCGTCCAAAGAAGAGATCCAGAATAGCATAATGGATATGAAAGCGGACCTCAAGAAACTGAGCGTGGAGGTGGACGACGTGAAGAAATCTCAGGCTTTCATAAATGCGGAGTTCGAGAAGTTCAAGGGCGGGCTATGCAAGATTACGGAGGAAATGAAAACAACATGTTCTGACATCACAGCTCTGAAAAGTGCACAGGGAGAAATAACATCACGAATAGCAACAATGGGAAGTGATGTCCGCTACATACAGCAAGAGCAGCTATCGAACAACATGCTGATTTCCAATGTCATAAAAACTGCTGATGAGGATCTCTGTGCTATATTGTGCAAAATCTGTGAATTTCTCCAAGTTGAACTGTTTGAGCGCGATGTTCTAGTAATTAATCGGTTAGCAACTAGGAATACGAAGCAAATTGAACCGATCTTGGTACAATTTGCCAATCGTTTTGTGAAGGATAGGATGATGTCGGCAATCAAAACTAGTCCATTGTCATGCAAGAATATCGGCTTCCCAATAAACCAACGCATCTTCTTCAATCATCACCTAACAGCACACAATCAAGCTTTGCTACAGGCGGTGCGCTTGCACAAGAAGAAATACAGCTATAAATTCGTCTGGTTTAGTCGAGGGTACATCTACATCAAGCGGGATGAAAACTCTACAGCTTTGCGTATCTTATCGAGAGAGGATTTGCCATCGGAGTCAGATTAG